CGAGTTTCCCTCGCGGCGCGGGACGGTCGAGGCGGTGAAGGGCATCGACCTTGAAGTGAATGGCGGCGAGATCGTCGGCGTTGTCGGCGAATCCGGTGCCGGCAAATCGACCATCGGTAATGCCGTGATCGGCCTGCTGGAAGCACCGGGGCGCATGACTGGCGGCGAGGTCGAGCTGCATGGCGAGCGGATCGACAACAAGCCGTTCCAGGCGATGCAGAAGATCCGCGGCCGGAAGATCGGCATGATCTTCCAGGACCCGCTGACCAGCCTGAACCCGCTGTTCACCGTGGGCCAGCAACTGGTCGAGACGGTGCGCACCCACCTCGACATGAGCGAGGATCAGGCGCGCAAGCGGGCCATCGAGATGCTGGAGGAAGTCGGTATCGACGATGCGGAAAACCGCGTCGATCAGTATCCGCACCAGTTCTCCGGCGGCATGCGCCAGCGCGTCGTCATCGCGCTGGCGCTGTGCGCCGAGCCGGAAATGGTCATCGCCGACGAGCCGACGACGGCGCTCGACGTGTCGATCCAGGCGCAGATCCTCGATCTGATCCGCAAGCTCTGCAAGGAGCGTAATGTCGGCGTCATCATCATCACCCACGATATGGGCGTGATCGCCGAGATCACCGACCGGGTGGCGGTGATGTATCGCGGCAAGATCGTGGAGCTGGGCGAGACCGCGCAGGTGCTGGGGCGCCCCGAGCATCCCTACACCAAGAGCCTGATGGCCGCCGTGCCGCGCTCTGACGTGAAGCTGGACCGGTTCCCGCGCGTCTCCTATTCCGACGGCGAGGTGAAGCAGCACCAGCATATCGACATCCAGTCGCACTGGCTGGGCAAGGCGCAGGCCAAGACCTCGGAGAATACCGGCCCGCTGGTCCGCTGCGAGAACCTCACCATGCGGTTCACCAGCCGCTATTCGGTGATCCCGTCCTGGCGCAAATACTTCACCGCCGTCGATAACGTCTCCTTCGACATCAAGCGCGGCGAGATCTTCGGCGTGGTCGGCGAGAGCGGCAGCGGCAAGTCCACCGTCGCCCGCATGATCGCCGGCCTCTACACGCCCAGCGCCGGCACGATCTATTTCGACGACACGGCGGTCAGCACGCTGAAGACCGACAAGGAGCTGGACCCGTTCCGCCGGCAGATCCAGATGATCTTCCAGGACCCCTATTCCTCGCTCAATCCGCGCATGCGGGTGTTCGACGTGATCGCCGAGCCGATTCGCCATCACCGGCTGGCGGAGAGCAAGGAGCAGGTGACCCAGATCGTCGAGGACCTGCTGGAGCATGTGGAGCTGGGCCGCGCGGCGGCCTGGAAGTATCCGCATGAATTCTCCGGCGGGCAGCGCCAGCGCATCTCCATCGCGCGGGCGCTGGCAACCCGGCCGCGCTTCCTGATCTGCGACGAGCCGACCTCGGCGCTCGACGTGTCGATCCAGGCACAGATCCTGAACCTGCTGAAGGACCTGCAGCAGGAACTTGGCCTGACCATGCTGTTCATCAGCCATGATCTGCCGGTGATCCGCCAGATGTGCGACCGCGTGGCGGTCATGCAGAACGGCAAGATCATGGAGATCGCGGAGACCGAGACGCTGTTCACCGCCCCGCAGAACCCTTACACCCAGCGACTGCTGCAGCTGATGCCGACGATGAATTTCGACGTCGCGGTCTGACGCTTCGCTTCATCGATCCGCCCTATGCTCCCGACCCTCTCCCCTTGCGGGAGAGGGTGGTGAGCGTCAGCGAACCGGGTGAAGGGGCGGCTCAGCCTGTGCGGTTACCCCTCACCCAGCCTCGCCTAATTCGCTCTCGCTCATAAGGCTCGGTAACCCTCTCCCGCAAGGGGAGAGCGAAGAGATTTACGGTGCCATTTCTTTGGTCGTCATTCCCGGGCTTGTCCCGGGAATCCAGGGTTCAGCCTGCACGGGCGGGCATCCAGTAAGCTGAGGTCTGGACCCCCGCAATAAATGCGGGGGTGACGGTCTGAAGTAGATTGCCCGGTCCGAACCTCTCGAAGGGCATTACGGTTTCCCGTCTATTCCGAACGCGCCCTGCCGACCGCACAAAGAAAAACGCCCGGTGCTCAGCACCGGGCGTTTTCTTGTCGGGTGCCTGTCCGCTTAGCGGAACAGGACGACCACGCGGCGGTTGCGCTGCTCGCGCACGCCATCGGCGGTCGGCACGGCGAGGTCGCCCTCGCCCTGGCCGCTGGCGGTGATCCGGCTGACCGGAATGCCGTCGGCGATCAGCGCGTCACGGACCGCCTGGGCGCGGCGCAGCGACAGGCGCATGTTGTAGTCGGACGGGCCGGCGGCGTCGGCATGGCCAACGACGGCGATCGGCGCCTTCTCGTTGCGCGCGGCGTCGGCGGCGGTACGCACGATGCGCAGACCCTCAGCCGACAGGTTGGCGCTGTCGAAGGCGAAATAGACCGTGTACGGGCCAGCCGGAGCCGGGGTGCCGGTCGGGGCCGGAGCAGCGGCCTTCGGCGGATTCATGCCCGCATCGACCTTCTCCATCGCGTCCATGAAGCCCTTGCGGCAGGCGGCGATATGGTCGAACTGCCAGTTCTCC
The genomic region above belongs to Oceanibaculum indicum P24 and contains:
- a CDS encoding OmpA family protein: MAFHSSMKFLFAGATALLVAACGTANIDHVRTAQPTGASPFNVALTNEYRELAVYEADKMYDWPDSVTWSKKGLAAANNQLVLPEQVGDWNVPADKVGELTTARQRLVTALDGSARTKLPADAARAQAMFDCWVEQQEENWQFDHIAACRKGFMDAMEKVDAGMNPPKAAAPAPTGTPAPAGPYTVYFAFDSANLSAEGLRIVRTAADAARNEKAPIAVVGHADAAGPSDYNMRLSLRRAQAVRDALIADGIPVSRITASGQGEGDLAVPTADGVREQRNRRVVVLFR
- a CDS encoding ABC transporter ATP-binding protein — protein: MALLNIKGMRIEFPSRRGTVEAVKGIDLEVNGGEIVGVVGESGAGKSTIGNAVIGLLEAPGRMTGGEVELHGERIDNKPFQAMQKIRGRKIGMIFQDPLTSLNPLFTVGQQLVETVRTHLDMSEDQARKRAIEMLEEVGIDDAENRVDQYPHQFSGGMRQRVVIALALCAEPEMVIADEPTTALDVSIQAQILDLIRKLCKERNVGVIIITHDMGVIAEITDRVAVMYRGKIVELGETAQVLGRPEHPYTKSLMAAVPRSDVKLDRFPRVSYSDGEVKQHQHIDIQSHWLGKAQAKTSENTGPLVRCENLTMRFTSRYSVIPSWRKYFTAVDNVSFDIKRGEIFGVVGESGSGKSTVARMIAGLYTPSAGTIYFDDTAVSTLKTDKELDPFRRQIQMIFQDPYSSLNPRMRVFDVIAEPIRHHRLAESKEQVTQIVEDLLEHVELGRAAAWKYPHEFSGGQRQRISIARALATRPRFLICDEPTSALDVSIQAQILNLLKDLQQELGLTMLFISHDLPVIRQMCDRVAVMQNGKIMEIAETETLFTAPQNPYTQRLLQLMPTMNFDVAV